In candidate division WOR-3 bacterium, a single window of DNA contains:
- a CDS encoding Na/Pi symporter, with product MKRRWQRDLIIGLISLYLFLLSIELLGNGLKLLGSGIVEKLIKTTSNPFSGLFIGILATSLVQSSSAVTSIVVGMVAHQVLLLRNAIPIIMGANIGTTVTNTLIALTFVSSKPRLTQVFPSATVHDFFNFLTVLLFFPLEVSCHLLERSSYFLTEVFKGIRGPYLSSPLRTILNPVAEPLTSFLVKNPTILILLALILLFLALKFLVDSVRRLLSTRIEVLLDRYIFGSSFKAFLLGLFFTAFIQSSSVTTSLIIPLVAAGILDLIKVYPYALGANIGTTVTAILASLVTGSPLGIQSAFCHLLFNLFGCCVWYPLRVVPLTLAKELGRLVSKGRGWAIVYVLVVFFLLPILMIILTRR from the coding sequence GTGAAGAGGCGGTGGCAGCGTGATTTAATTATTGGCCTTATCTCCTTATATCTTTTCCTCCTTTCCATTGAACTTTTGGGCAATGGCTTAAAACTTCTCGGTTCGGGAATTGTTGAGAAGTTAATCAAAACGACCTCTAATCCCTTCTCAGGACTTTTTATCGGAATTTTAGCCACTTCCCTTGTCCAGAGTTCCTCCGCTGTCACTTCTATCGTTGTCGGGATGGTTGCCCATCAAGTCTTATTGTTAAGAAATGCCATCCCCATCATTATGGGTGCCAATATCGGCACAACCGTCACCAATACCCTAATCGCCTTAACCTTTGTCTCTTCCAAACCAAGGTTAACCCAGGTTTTCCCTTCGGCAACTGTCCATGATTTCTTTAATTTCCTTACGGTTCTCCTCTTCTTTCCCTTGGAGGTCTCGTGCCATCTTTTGGAGAGGTCGTCTTATTTCTTAACTGAGGTATTTAAGGGTATCCGCGGTCCTTATCTATCAAGTCCTTTGAGAACGATATTAAATCCCGTGGCGGAGCCCCTCACTTCCTTTCTTGTTAAAAATCCAACCATCCTTATCCTTCTTGCTCTCATCCTTCTCTTCTTAGCCCTAAAGTTTTTGGTGGATAGTGTCCGGCGACTCCTTTCTACTCGGATTGAGGTTCTCTTGGACCGCTACATCTTCGGCTCATCTTTTAAGGCATTTCTTTTGGGTCTTTTTTTCACCGCCTTTATCCAATCAAGTTCGGTCACGACCTCTTTAATCATTCCCTTGGTCGCCGCCGGTATCTTAGACTTGATAAAAGTTTATCCTTATGCCCTCGGGGCGAATATCGGTACCACGGTTACCGCAATTCTTGCTTCCTTGGTTACCGGCTCTCCCTTGGGAATTCAATCCGCCTTCTGCCATTTACTCTTTAATCTCTTTGGCTGTTGTGTCTGGTATCCTTTACGGGTCGTACCGCTAACTCTCGCCAAAGAACTGGGTAGATTAGTAAGTAAAGGGCGGGGTTGGGCGATTGTTTATGTTTTGGTCGTTTTTTTCTTATTACCGATTTTAATGATTATTTTAACAAGGAGGTGA